The Campylobacter concisus genome has a window encoding:
- the rarD gene encoding EamA family transporter RarD encodes MIKGIFYSLLASVLFNCIYYMSVLMNPISTQALIGYRMIFAMPFVIAAIFLLKQQRNFKFLLLKIKLKPKILLVLLATSLIVSFQMWLYLWAPSNGAALKVSIGYLIMPIVMVLFGRIFFKEHLSKTKLASIFFAAIGVFSTAVISGGISWESAVVFCLYPVYFTIRKYYNLANFSSFVIEIIFMFLFSFYFALTADMDYVMSQNPNIYYLLILLGAISGIALIAQILSSTLVPINVLGLLTYFEPIMMLFVSFAIGERLEKSSYFLMICLAISVTLLMIDSINSIKGDKNTKTK; translated from the coding sequence ATGATAAAAGGCATTTTTTATTCGCTTTTGGCATCAGTTTTATTTAACTGCATCTACTACATGTCAGTGCTCATGAACCCCATCAGCACGCAAGCTCTTATTGGATACCGCATGATCTTTGCCATGCCTTTTGTCATCGCCGCCATTTTTTTGTTAAAACAGCAGCGAAATTTCAAATTTTTACTTCTAAAAATAAAGCTAAAACCTAAAATTTTACTAGTTTTGCTTGCTACCTCGCTCATCGTCTCATTTCAGATGTGGCTCTATCTCTGGGCTCCAAGTAACGGCGCAGCGCTAAAAGTCTCTATCGGCTACCTCATCATGCCAATAGTCATGGTCCTTTTTGGACGGATATTTTTCAAAGAGCACCTCTCAAAAACAAAGCTAGCATCGATCTTTTTCGCTGCCATTGGCGTCTTTAGCACAGCAGTTATAAGTGGCGGCATCTCGTGGGAGAGCGCTGTAGTTTTTTGCCTTTATCCAGTCTATTTTACCATTAGAAAGTACTACAACCTTGCAAATTTCTCAAGCTTTGTTATCGAGATAATTTTTATGTTTTTATTCTCATTTTATTTTGCGCTCACAGCCGATATGGACTACGTAATGAGCCAAAATCCAAACATCTACTATCTGCTCATCTTGCTTGGTGCTATCAGCGGCATAGCCCTCATCGCCCAGATCCTCTCAAGCACGCTCGTGCCGATAAATGTACTAGGTTTGCTTACATATTTTGAGCCTATAATGATGCTTTTTGTCTCATTTGCCATCGGCGAGAGACTGGAGAAAAGCTCATACTTTTTGATGATCTGCCTAGCCATCTCTGTCACGCTTTTGATGATAGATAGTATAAATTCTATAAAAGGCGACAAAAATACCAAGACTAAATGA
- a CDS encoding McrC family protein: protein MKQSQLTITEFERVYQHDIGKKDFGDIENFILKNSDENAPFLRIASGVGGKFIQARNYVGVLQTKSGLTIEILPKIANKNDTDKSKAVFIKMLRALKNFPFKSSNLASLKTQNLPLLEIFISMFLCELEALVKKGIKSDYVALEENLNFLRGKLNINEQIKRNSIHKERFYVGYSEFLSDIKINRIIKTTLKFLYKKSNSSKNQQKIRELLFIFDEVSECEDYQNFFAKLVINRQVKHYEQTLLWCKIFLLNNSFTPHKGDDLGFALLFDMNALFESYVGNFIKKSFPGTILQHSEKHLVEDPKSFKLRPDIFLKGKFIADTKWKIVSSRDDISQADLYQLYAYGKKHPCDGKLHLIYPKIDDIRQKTMKFRYDDEMWLEILYFDLEKDENNANLLA from the coding sequence ATGAAGCAAAGTCAGCTAACGATAACTGAGTTTGAGCGTGTATATCAGCACGATATAGGCAAAAAAGACTTTGGCGATATAGAAAATTTTATTCTTAAAAATAGCGATGAAAATGCGCCGTTTTTAAGGATAGCAAGCGGAGTTGGCGGGAAATTTATACAGGCCAGAAACTATGTCGGCGTCTTGCAGACAAAAAGTGGTCTAACGATAGAAATTTTGCCAAAAATAGCAAACAAAAACGACACTGATAAATCAAAAGCAGTTTTTATAAAAATGCTAAGAGCGCTAAAAAATTTCCCATTTAAAAGCTCAAATTTAGCCAGTTTAAAAACACAAAATTTACCGCTTTTGGAAATTTTCATCTCTATGTTTTTATGTGAGCTTGAAGCTCTTGTAAAAAAGGGGATAAAAAGCGACTATGTGGCGCTAGAAGAGAACCTAAATTTTCTAAGAGGAAAGCTTAATATAAACGAGCAGATCAAAAGAAATAGCATCCACAAAGAGCGGTTTTATGTAGGATACAGTGAATTCTTAAGCGACATAAAGATAAATAGGATCATAAAAACAACGCTTAAATTTCTGTACAAAAAGTCAAATTCTAGTAAAAATCAGCAAAAAATACGCGAACTTTTGTTTATATTTGATGAGGTTTCGGAGTGTGAGGATTATCAAAATTTCTTTGCAAAGCTTGTCATAAACCGCCAAGTAAAGCACTATGAGCAAACTCTTTTATGGTGCAAGATCTTTTTACTTAACAACTCTTTTACACCACACAAAGGCGATGATCTAGGCTTTGCCTTGCTATTTGATATGAATGCACTTTTTGAAAGCTATGTTGGAAATTTTATAAAGAAAAGCTTTCCAGGCACAATATTACAACACTCAGAAAAACACCTCGTTGAAGATCCAAAAAGTTTTAAACTAAGGCCTGATATATTTTTAAAAGGCAAATTTATAGCCGACACAAAATGGAAGATCGTAAGCTCAAGAGATGATATCTCACAAGCCGACTTATATCAGCTATATGCTTACGGCAAAAAGCATCCGTGCGACGGCAAGCTACACCTCATCTATCCAAAAATAGATGACATAAGACAAAAAACTATGAAATTTAGATACGACGATGAAATGTGGCTTGAAATTTTATATTTTGATCTTGAAAAAGACGAAAATAATGCAAATTTACTAGCGTAA
- a CDS encoding class II 3-deoxy-7-phosphoheptulonate synthase, protein MTWNRDSWREFNILQQPTYPNLKELKEAEEKLKALPPLVFAGEARSLKNELAKVCSGEAFLLQGGDCAESFTNFNANNIRDMFKVLLQMAIVLTFGGGCPVVKVGRVAGQFAKPRSSDYEEVNGVRLPSYRGDIINGFEFDEQARVPDPKRMIEAYYQSASTMNLLRAFSRGGLADLHQVHKWNLGFVKKPEIGEKYAKLADDLTKTLSFMAACGITSANTPAINQTAVYTSHEALLLPYEEALTRVDSLSGEWYDCSAHMLWIGERTRGINDAHVHFLSGVKNPIGVKIGPSAKAEDVVALANKLNPENEAGRLNVIIRMGADKIGENLPKILRELKREGLNIVYSIDPMHGNTVKTSNNYKTREFSKILSEVRSFFEIHKAEGTRAGGVHLEMTGKDVTECTGGALNITESSLKERYETQCDPRLNADQALELAFLMADLVKKA, encoded by the coding sequence ATGACTTGGAACAGAGATAGTTGGAGAGAATTTAACATCTTGCAACAACCAACTTATCCAAATTTAAAAGAGCTAAAAGAGGCTGAAGAAAAACTAAAAGCACTTCCGCCTTTGGTATTTGCTGGTGAGGCTAGAAGTCTTAAAAATGAGCTTGCAAAAGTTTGTAGTGGCGAGGCCTTTTTGCTTCAAGGTGGCGACTGCGCTGAGAGCTTTACAAATTTTAACGCAAACAACATCAGAGATATGTTTAAGGTCTTACTTCAAATGGCGATAGTTTTAACCTTTGGCGGTGGCTGTCCAGTGGTCAAAGTAGGCCGCGTAGCAGGGCAGTTTGCAAAGCCTAGAAGTAGCGACTATGAAGAGGTAAATGGCGTTAGGCTGCCAAGCTATAGAGGCGACATCATAAATGGCTTTGAATTTGACGAGCAGGCAAGAGTTCCTGACCCAAAACGCATGATAGAGGCCTACTATCAAAGCGCATCGACGATGAACCTTTTAAGGGCTTTTTCAAGAGGGGGTTTGGCTGATCTTCATCAGGTGCATAAGTGGAATTTAGGCTTTGTTAAAAAGCCAGAGATCGGCGAGAAATACGCAAAACTAGCCGATGATCTAACCAAGACTCTATCTTTCATGGCAGCTTGTGGCATCACTTCGGCAAATACCCCAGCGATAAATCAAACCGCAGTTTATACATCTCACGAGGCACTGCTTTTGCCTTATGAAGAGGCACTAACCAGGGTTGATAGCCTTAGTGGCGAGTGGTATGACTGCTCGGCTCATATGCTTTGGATAGGCGAGAGAACGCGCGGTATAAACGACGCTCACGTGCATTTTTTAAGTGGCGTGAAAAATCCTATCGGTGTAAAGATCGGACCAAGTGCAAAGGCAGAAGACGTCGTAGCGCTTGCAAATAAGCTAAATCCAGAAAATGAAGCTGGCAGGCTAAATGTGATAATCAGAATGGGTGCTGATAAGATCGGCGAAAATTTACCAAAAATTTTAAGAGAGCTAAAACGCGAGGGGCTAAATATCGTTTATAGCATTGATCCGATGCATGGCAATACCGTTAAGACCTCAAATAACTACAAAACTCGTGAATTTAGTAAAATTTTAAGCGAGGTTAGAAGCTTTTTTGAAATTCATAAAGCTGAGGGCACAAGAGCAGGTGGTGTGCATCTTGAGATGACTGGCAAAGATGTGACAGAATGCACTGGTGGCGCGCTAAACATCACTGAAAGCTCGCTAAAAGAGAGATATGAGACGCAGTGCGATCCAAGACTAAATGCTGATCAAGCTTTAGAGCTTGCATTTTTGATGGCTGATCTAGTTAAAAAAGCTTAA
- a CDS encoding NAD(P)H-dependent glycerol-3-phosphate dehydrogenase, producing MSIAVIGAGKWGSALFHAFSENNECVISSRTPREMLNFVSLDEALECEYLVCTIPTQATNLWLKQNYKNKGQKILVASKGIDTANLKFLNEIYEDFVDRENLAFLSGPTFAKEIMQKLPCALVVNSKNQNLALKFASFFPSYMKAYTSDDVIGAEVCGAYKNVIAIAGGICDGLGLGNNARASLISRGLVEMARFGKFFGAKDETFMGLSGAGDLFLTASSILSRNYRVGLGIARHERLEKILNELGEVAEGVDTARAISKIAKEKGIYVPIASEVENMLNGKDVFESVKSLLGRR from the coding sequence ATGAGCATAGCAGTCATCGGAGCTGGCAAGTGGGGCAGTGCACTATTTCACGCATTTAGCGAGAACAACGAGTGCGTTATCAGTTCAAGAACGCCAAGAGAGATGCTAAATTTTGTAAGCTTGGATGAAGCTTTGGAGTGCGAATATCTAGTCTGCACGATCCCAACGCAAGCTACAAATTTATGGCTAAAGCAAAACTACAAAAACAAAGGTCAAAAGATCCTAGTCGCCAGCAAGGGCATAGACACGGCAAATCTCAAATTTTTAAATGAAATTTATGAGGATTTTGTTGATAGAGAAAATTTGGCCTTTCTTTCAGGGCCGACCTTTGCAAAAGAGATCATGCAAAAGCTGCCTTGCGCTTTGGTGGTAAATTCTAAAAACCAAAATTTAGCTTTAAAATTTGCCTCATTTTTCCCAAGCTATATGAAAGCCTACACTTCTGATGATGTGATCGGCGCTGAGGTGTGCGGAGCGTATAAAAACGTGATCGCCATAGCTGGTGGTATCTGCGACGGACTTGGCCTTGGCAATAACGCAAGGGCAAGTCTCATTTCGAGGGGGCTTGTCGAGATGGCTAGATTTGGCAAATTTTTTGGTGCAAAAGATGAGACATTTATGGGGCTAAGCGGCGCAGGGGATCTTTTCTTAACCGCTTCCTCGATACTTTCGCGCAACTACCGCGTAGGTCTTGGCATCGCAAGGCACGAGAGATTAGAGAAAATTTTAAATGAGCTTGGCGAGGTGGCAGAGGGTGTCGATACTGCAAGGGCTATTAGCAAGATCGCTAAAGAAAAGGGCATATATGTGCCTATTGCTAGTGAGGTTGAAAATATGCTAAATGGTAAAGACGTTTTTGAGAGCGTAAAATCGCTTTTGGGAAGAAGATGA
- a CDS encoding AAA family ATPase — protein sequence MFEFIDYDGFQDYCDKNKYMENSSVKAYHSYLKNFISFLEDNKIYSFTDYDNADIKYLEQEFTKTGRNEQTFNKYMRAVNYYRDFKKGKLEMIPTTNNEIQKRQINFSLNQILYGPPGTGKTYKLSKLMGKFTQDLNVKSSGDTDALYEMLKIETYTWSQVAAAILYDAAMSNVNGGWLKLNNGIVNHILFKLKSIKSGSKKPNQTISTVLLSHTKMDCKYVNIKRKDPPFIFEKNEKSEWCVDTKILNDECPEAIDLYEKYKEIKDKKVGTSYTKENFKFITFHQSYGYEEFVEGIKPIFDGENEDGDITYEISKGIFYQCCENALLLSDYKGKLRDFCDLPKDERQKFFNENTPKYAIFIDEINRGNISKIFGELITLIEPSKRLGADDEIMVELPYSKEKFGVPSNLYIIGTMNTADRSIALMDTALRRRFEFVEMMPEYDTLNETIIEDINVGEMLKTINERIEYLYDRDHTIGHAYFINVSDLKTLANVFKNKILPLLQEYFYDDWEKIRLVLGDSQFIKEKKPENALFKSGTDYINDKILYEIDKEAFYDKQNYLKIYNSTSSQVDEAKSANDN from the coding sequence GTGTTTGAATTTATAGATTACGATGGTTTTCAGGACTACTGCGATAAGAATAAATATATGGAGAATAGCTCCGTTAAAGCCTATCATTCTTACTTAAAAAACTTCATTAGTTTTTTGGAAGATAATAAAATTTATTCGTTTACTGACTATGATAATGCGGATATAAAATATTTAGAACAAGAATTTACAAAAACTGGCAGAAACGAACAAACTTTTAATAAGTATATGCGTGCAGTAAATTATTATAGAGATTTTAAAAAAGGTAAATTAGAGATGATTCCAACAACAAACAATGAAATACAAAAGAGACAAATAAATTTCTCACTAAATCAAATTTTATATGGTCCTCCAGGAACTGGAAAAACCTATAAGCTTTCAAAACTCATGGGTAAATTTACTCAAGATCTCAATGTAAAATCAAGTGGTGACACTGATGCGTTATATGAAATGTTAAAAATAGAAACCTACACTTGGTCTCAAGTAGCAGCAGCCATCTTGTATGATGCAGCTATGTCAAATGTTAATGGCGGTTGGCTTAAGTTAAACAACGGCATAGTAAATCATATTTTATTTAAATTAAAATCAATAAAATCTGGCTCAAAAAAACCAAACCAGACAATATCTACAGTTTTACTGTCTCATACAAAAATGGATTGTAAATATGTAAATATTAAAAGAAAAGACCCTCCTTTTATATTTGAGAAAAATGAGAAAAGTGAATGGTGTGTAGATACAAAAATACTTAATGATGAGTGTCCTGAAGCCATAGATCTTTATGAAAAATACAAAGAGATAAAAGATAAAAAGGTAGGCACAAGCTACACTAAAGAAAATTTTAAATTTATAACATTTCACCAAAGCTACGGATATGAGGAATTTGTTGAGGGTATAAAGCCCATATTTGATGGCGAAAACGAAGATGGCGATATAACTTATGAGATATCAAAAGGCATTTTTTATCAGTGCTGCGAAAATGCTTTGCTTCTTAGTGATTACAAAGGCAAACTTAGGGACTTTTGCGATTTGCCAAAAGATGAGCGACAAAAGTTTTTTAATGAAAACACACCAAAATATGCCATCTTTATCGACGAGATCAACCGCGGGAATATATCTAAAATTTTTGGTGAGCTCATAACTCTTATAGAGCCGTCAAAAAGGCTAGGCGCAGATGATGAGATAATGGTTGAGCTGCCATACTCAAAAGAGAAATTTGGAGTGCCGTCAAATTTATACATAATAGGCACGATGAATACAGCAGATCGAAGCATAGCCCTTATGGATACGGCTCTTAGAAGAAGGTTTGAGTTTGTAGAGATGATGCCAGAATACGACACGCTAAATGAAACAATCATTGAAGACATCAATGTAGGAGAAATGCTAAAAACGATAAATGAGCGCATAGAGTATCTTTACGATAGAGATCATACGATAGGGCATGCTTATTTCATAAATGTGTCAGACTTAAAAACGCTTGCAAATGTCTTTAAAAACAAAATTTTACCGCTACTGCAAGAGTATTTTTACGACGACTGGGAGAAAATCAGGCTTGTTTTGGGTGATAGTCAATTTATCAAAGAAAAGAAGCCAGAAAATGCTTTATTTAAAAGCGGCACTGACTATATAAACGATAAAATTTTATACGAAATAGACAAAGAAGCTTTTTATGACAAGCAAAACTATCTAAAAATTTACAATTCAACAAGTAGCCAAGTAGATGAAGCAAAGTCAGCTAACGATAACTGA
- a CDS encoding NAD(P)/FAD-dependent oxidoreductase, producing the protein MANIYDLIVVGGGPCGIASVVEAKRNGLSNVLLLEKGDNHSQTIRKFYKDNKRVDKEYKGQDSTIHGLVSFEDGTKESTLDYFDKLLDSENIEAFFNSEVESVKKEGEIFKVTTSKAVYEAKNVMVSIGKMGRPNKPDYKIPPSLNSVVNFNLDNCTNGEKVLVVGGGNSAVEYAIELCQYNKTTIAYRKDKFSRVNETNLSALWELEKHNKIKVRLNHDITEIDNESGKVRVHYENGKIRVYDRVVYAIGGSSPVDFLQKCQIKTDEKGTPIVDSNYQSSVPGLYVGGDIVLKNGGSIVVGLNHAHSVIKDILKGKAQA; encoded by the coding sequence ATGGCAAATATTTATGATCTAATAGTAGTTGGCGGCGGACCTTGTGGCATAGCTAGCGTAGTAGAGGCTAAAAGAAATGGCTTAAGTAATGTTTTGCTCCTTGAAAAAGGCGACAACCACAGCCAAACGATCAGAAAATTTTATAAAGACAATAAACGCGTTGATAAAGAGTATAAAGGTCAAGATAGCACGATACATGGGCTAGTTTCGTTTGAAGATGGCACAAAAGAGAGCACGCTTGATTATTTTGACAAGCTACTTGACTCTGAGAATATCGAGGCGTTTTTTAACTCTGAGGTCGAAAGCGTAAAAAAAGAGGGCGAAATCTTTAAAGTAACTACCTCAAAAGCTGTCTATGAAGCCAAAAACGTGATGGTCTCTATCGGCAAAATGGGACGACCAAACAAACCTGACTATAAGATCCCGCCATCACTAAATTCAGTTGTAAATTTTAACCTTGATAACTGCACAAACGGCGAAAAAGTGCTAGTTGTGGGCGGTGGTAACTCTGCGGTTGAGTACGCTATCGAGCTTTGTCAGTATAACAAAACTACGATCGCTTACAGAAAAGATAAATTTAGCCGTGTAAATGAGACAAATTTAAGCGCTCTTTGGGAGCTTGAGAAGCACAATAAGATAAAAGTAAGGCTAAATCACGATATAACCGAGATCGATAATGAATCAGGCAAGGTAAGAGTGCATTATGAAAATGGCAAGATCCGTGTCTATGACAGGGTTGTTTATGCGATCGGTGGCTCAAGTCCGGTTGATTTTTTACAAAAATGCCAGATAAAAACTGATGAAAAAGGCACTCCGATAGTTGATAGCAATTACCAAAGTAGCGTGCCAGGGCTATATGTGGGAGGCGACATCGTTTTAAAAAATGGTGGCTCTATCGTGGTCGGACTAAATCACGCTCATAGCGTTATCAAAGATATCTTAAAAGGCAAGGCACAAGCTTGA
- a CDS encoding aryl-sulfate sulfotransferase, whose translation MNSVTIYLLLAFFAALILYFQIQKLTKKLDDEGAVPAYQKAAQEVLENLSNAEKYPKFCNVILKKINALRQDILFEDALNEASDKDKALDQLEQTRDKLEALLKQENANWESKLVEILDEIDGFVRANFKNGEDRAEELRDELKKEFDGL comes from the coding sequence ATGAATAGCGTTACGATTTATTTGCTGCTTGCATTTTTTGCGGCGCTTATTTTATATTTTCAGATACAAAAACTAACCAAAAAGCTTGACGATGAAGGGGCGGTACCTGCCTATCAAAAGGCTGCACAAGAGGTTTTAGAAAATTTAAGCAACGCTGAGAAATACCCTAAATTTTGCAATGTCATCTTAAAAAAGATAAACGCTCTAAGACAAGACATACTCTTTGAAGATGCGCTAAACGAGGCTAGCGACAAGGACAAAGCTCTTGATCAGCTCGAGCAGACAAGAGATAAGCTAGAGGCGCTTTTGAAACAAGAAAATGCAAACTGGGAGAGCAAACTGGTTGAAATTTTAGACGAGATCGATGGCTTTGTAAGGGCAAATTTCAAAAACGGCGAAGATAGAGCCGAAGAGCTAAGGGACGAACTAAAAAAAGAATTTGATGGGTTGTGA
- the rarD gene encoding EamA family transporter RarD — protein MFALSAFFMWGFLAVYFNLFSKDVDAYEILAHRIIWSFFLMAAVLCISGKMGEIFALLKDIRSLKALFLSGIFITINWGVYVYAVGSGKILDTSLGYFINPLISMLLGVIIFKERLSKAGAIAICIVIAAVCVQIYAKGGLPLVSIILPLSFGFYAMVRKMAKISAFNGLFIETFFMFPFALGYVLWLVFHSQSHFGLNEDSLLMIASSIVTIVPLVAFNAATTRINLTTIGYLQYISPTIAILCAVFIYGEILDGYKVVSFCMIWLALAIISVDKFRKRSKNE, from the coding sequence ATTTTCGCGCTTAGCGCCTTTTTTATGTGGGGATTTTTGGCGGTTTATTTCAACCTATTTAGCAAAGATGTCGATGCTTATGAAATTTTAGCCCACAGGATCATCTGGTCATTTTTCTTGATGGCGGCAGTGCTTTGCATTAGCGGCAAAATGGGCGAAATTTTTGCGCTTCTTAAGGATATCCGCTCGCTAAAGGCTCTATTTTTAAGCGGTATTTTTATCACCATAAACTGGGGCGTTTATGTCTATGCGGTGGGTAGCGGCAAAATTTTAGACACGAGTTTGGGCTATTTTATAAATCCCTTGATAAGCATGCTCCTTGGCGTCATCATCTTTAAAGAGCGCCTCAGCAAAGCTGGTGCCATAGCCATTTGCATCGTCATCGCAGCCGTCTGCGTGCAAATTTATGCCAAAGGCGGTCTGCCACTTGTCTCTATCATCTTGCCACTTTCATTTGGATTTTACGCGATGGTTAGAAAGATGGCGAAGATTAGCGCATTTAATGGGCTTTTTATCGAAACATTTTTTATGTTTCCATTTGCACTTGGCTACGTTTTATGGCTGGTTTTTCACTCACAAAGCCACTTTGGACTAAACGAGGACTCACTTTTAATGATCGCTTCAAGCATCGTAACCATCGTGCCACTTGTCGCTTTTAACGCAGCTACGACAAGGATAAATTTAACGACTATCGGCTACTTGCAATACATCTCACCAACCATCGCGATCCTTTGCGCGGTCTTCATTTATGGCGAAATTTTAGATGGCTACAAAGTCGTCTCATTTTGTATGATCTGGCTGGCGCTTGCGATAATTAGCGTGGATAAATTTAGAAAAAGGAGTAAAAATGAATAG
- a CDS encoding glycoside hydrolase family 3 N-terminal domain-containing protein, with protein MRAFKFILFVAIFAMGLNGAEVSLRAKVSQMIMVGFNGASTKDAAFRAMLSDAGYERFGGVMLLGRNVTSKAQLKASIKAIKEKSPKIFIAIDEEGGNVSRMKDKSFDGPYPSAYEVASTLDIKSAYDLYSKMAINLKECGINLNFAPVVDLHDENSPIIAAKQRAFSEYASKVVIYADAFMDAFKEQGILTTLKHFPGHGSSKEDSHKNKSEVTLSKDALLPYKDAISTGRAQIIMVGHLFVKGIDEDNPATLSKKIITDLLRNELKFNGVVISDDMLMKGVGDEALAQKVVKFINAGGDILLFSEFKINNQRTANLITQIIIDAVNEKKISKERIDASYKRIMALKAKI; from the coding sequence ATGAGAGCTTTTAAATTTATACTTTTTGTGGCTATTTTTGCTATGGGGCTAAACGGCGCAGAGGTGAGCCTAAGAGCCAAGGTCTCGCAGATGATAATGGTTGGCTTTAACGGAGCTAGCACAAAAGACGCTGCGTTTCGCGCGATGTTAAGCGACGCTGGATACGAGAGATTTGGCGGAGTGATGCTACTTGGCAGAAATGTCACTAGCAAAGCCCAACTAAAAGCTAGCATAAAGGCAATCAAAGAGAAAAGTCCTAAAATTTTCATCGCTATCGACGAAGAGGGCGGCAATGTAAGCCGTATGAAGGATAAGAGCTTTGATGGTCCATATCCTAGCGCATACGAGGTCGCAAGCACGCTTGATATCAAAAGCGCATACGATCTCTACTCAAAAATGGCTATAAATTTAAAAGAGTGCGGCATAAATTTAAATTTCGCCCCAGTGGTCGATCTGCACGATGAAAACTCGCCGATCATCGCCGCTAAGCAAAGGGCGTTTAGCGAGTATGCAAGCAAGGTGGTGATCTACGCTGATGCTTTTATGGACGCATTTAAAGAGCAGGGCATCCTAACGACACTCAAGCACTTCCCGGGACATGGCAGCTCAAAAGAGGATTCGCATAAAAATAAGAGTGAGGTCACGCTAAGCAAAGATGCGCTACTGCCATACAAAGACGCTATAAGCACAGGTAGAGCGCAGATCATCATGGTCGGACATCTTTTTGTAAAGGGCATCGACGAGGACAATCCAGCCACACTTTCTAAAAAAATAATAACCGATCTCTTGCGAAATGAGCTCAAATTTAATGGCGTGGTCATTAGCGATGATATGCTAATGAAAGGCGTTGGCGACGAAGCTTTAGCACAAAAAGTGGTGAAATTTATAAACGCTGGTGGCGATATCTTGCTCTTTAGTGAGTTTAAGATAAACAACCAAAGAACGGCCAATCTGATCACTCAGATCATAATCGATGCTGTAAATGAGAAAAAGATCAGCAAAGAGCGAATCGACGCATCATACAAGAGGATAATGGCTCTAAAAGCGAAGATTTAA